The sequence GATCTTGATTTGAAAAGTCCGGCGAAGAGAAATCGTATAGGAGATTCTTGTGGAGGAGAGGAGGTCGGATGCTCGGAGTAACCTTTTACTTGAagaatggtttggccgatgactTGACGAATAGAATGAATTATCTTTGCATCAACTGGATTGCCGGCGGCATCACGAACATAAAATGTGTTGATGGCTTTGCCACCTCTGGTGGAAACTTCTGCTCTTGTGACAGTCAAGCTGTTCTCGCGAAAGATTCGGGTGACATCGGTTAATAAACCGACCCTATCACCTGTGCACAGCTCCAGCTTCAAACCCTGAAAGCATTTGGTAAATAACCAGAAGATGAAACAATTTACTTCCTCAGCAACTTTGTGCCATATCTGTACATTATGATAAATATTGAAAGAATGAATGAgaccagtaaaaaaaaaagcagaaaaaaCCATCCACGAAAACAACAAATTCATTGTGCTTCAGTAATTTATGTCAGTAAATAAGTTTGATCACAGAATTAATGAATGTGTGAATGGAAAAAGATACAAAAGACGGCACGGTGAGTAGTACCTCAGATACTCTTCTCTCAATTGCTGCTTCGAGACACTGGATTACTCGCTGCCTCTCGGCTTCAGAGTTGACAGGGGATCCATCTACATGCCTAATGAAGAACTCCTTCaggaacaaaagaagaaaatgtacATAAGAATTTAAGGCAAGAAAACACTTTTATCAAAATCAGATGAAATTTACAATACCTGATAAGCTTCAGGACTCTCGGCATCTACATTCCCATGGAAAACAACATACTTCATATCTGTCAAAGTGCAAACTATGTCAAAGAGAAGCTTTGGCCTGTCCTTGCATTTAACGATAACCACAGAATAGTCCTTATCATAGCAATTGGCAACAGTCACACTGGGTCTGACATTCACATCGAAAAGATCCTTATCTGACCTTTTGTAGTCTCGATCAGCTAACATCATCTGGTGGAGTCGTCGTTCTGTGTGTGTGACCTCCCCAGAGACTACCATCTTTGCTCCTTGGACCTTGTTACTCCCCATTAGCACATTGCAAAGGAGCTCCTTGATTTTAGAAAGCCTTTCAGGATCAGTAATGGCAGAGCCAGTTAAATCGTCTGTCACATGCATCACTGCAGCAGCTCGGGTATTATGCGTCCATACTTCGGCATTCACAACATTGCATTTCAAGTCATTAAGCACTGCACTCACTTCAGAGAGCAAGCCTGGTCGATCGGTCCCTGTTAATTCAATTGAGGTGTGGTCAGTTGAAAGCGCAACATCCACTGACCGCCTCCGTGTTGGCACAAAACAAGAGTCTGCTCCCAATGACTGTTAAAACCACAAACAAAATGACAAGGAAGACAAAAGTAAGCAGAATTCAGATAAAAAGAACAGAAATCATTCATATTCTACCTTCCGTATGTAATCACCAATCCCATTTATTGTAATTGCATCCCTAAGCTTCTTTCCATCTCGATCGGTCACATTGAATACTATCAACATTCAATAAACATCTTCATCTTATAAATTTGTTCCAAACtagaaatcaaaaccaaatttaaaaaacagataaagaaagaaagaaagcaaattcTTTTTGCATTGTTACCATCCATGAACCACTTCCCATCTGATGATATGTAGGCTTTCTTGA comes from Dioscorea cayenensis subsp. rotundata cultivar TDr96_F1 chromosome 15, TDr96_F1_v2_PseudoChromosome.rev07_lg8_w22 25.fasta, whole genome shotgun sequence and encodes:
- the LOC120277360 gene encoding ACT domain-containing protein ACR4-like isoform X1 is translated as MSTSWDSDDEYMKFIQRMNPPRVVIDNEASQNATVVKVDSANKYGILLEVVQVLTDLNLIIKKAYISSDGKWFMDVFNVTDRDGKKLRDAITINGIGDYIRKSLGADSCFVPTRRRSVDVALSTDHTSIELTGTDRPGLLSEVSAVLNDLKCNVVNAEVWTHNTRAAAVMHVTDDLTGSAITDPERLSKIKELLCNVLMGSNKVQGAKMVVSGEVTHTERRLHQMMLADRDYKRSDKDLFDVNVRPSVTVANCYDKDYSVVIVKCKDRPKLLFDIVCTLTDMKYVVFHGNVDAESPEAYQEFFIRHVDGSPVNSEAERQRVIQCLEAAIERRVSEIWHKVAEEVNCFIFWLFTKCFQGLKLELCTGDRVGLLTDVTRIFRENSLTVTRAEVSTRGGKAINTFYVRDAAGNPVDAKIIHSIRQVIGQTILQVKGYSEHPTSSPPQESPIRFLFAGLFKSRSLCNFTSVLSSS
- the LOC120277360 gene encoding ACT domain-containing protein ACR4-like isoform X2, translated to MSTSWDSDDEYMKFIQRMNPPRVVIDNEASQNATVVKVDSANKYGILLEVVQVLTDLNLIIKKAYISSDGKWFMDVFNVTDRDGKKLRDAITINGIGDYIRKSLGADSCFVPTRRRSVDVALSTDHTSIELTGTDRPGLLSEVSAVLNDLKCNVVNAEVWTHNTRAAAVMHVTDDLTGSAITDPERLSKIKELLCNVLMGSNKVQGAKMVVSGEVTHTERRLHQMMLADRDYKRSDKDLFDVNVRPSVTVANCYDKDYSVVIVKCKDRPKLLFDIVCTLTDMKYVVFHGNVDAESPEAYQEFFIRHVDGSPVNSEAERQRVIQCLEAAIERRVSEGLKLELCTGDRVGLLTDVTRIFRENSLTVTRAEVSTRGGKAINTFYVRDAAGNPVDAKIIHSIRQVIGQTILQVKGYSEHPTSSPPQESPIRFLFAGLFKSRSLCNFTSVLSSS